The DNA segment TGGCCAGTTACTGGCAGATCATCTCACATTAAAGGAAGTTTTAAGACAGGTATGTGACAACTTGGATTATGAATGTGCAGGTGAATGATTAGCAGAAAGTTTTAGCAAGTGAAATAGCACCTGGGCTATACGCTGAAACTTTCCCACATTACATGGAACTGCAGATGTTGGGACTAAAAGTGTAGCCACTACTGTAATATTGGCAAAGCAGCTGTACTTTATCAGGATATTGCATGCTTTAGAGACTCAAATAATACTCCCCTTGTCCAGTTTGATAAATTTCTTTGAGAAATACTTGATGCAGCCTTAAAATTAATAGATGATTAgagcagttttaaaaagtgataaTACAATTACAAGTTCATTAGTATTACAGTTATTACACCTAGGATTAACTGTAGTTATTACAAGTTCATAAGTGTTACAGTTATTACACCTAGGATTAACTGTAGTTATTGTGTATTGAAAATAATCCTAGTTTGGATGAAACATCCAATATGATATCAACAGGATAATATAGGAACATTGCTATTGTGTCTAAATCTTTGACGGTGAAACCTGAAAGCTGCACAGACAGCTCTGGTCAttggttttcttctttctacaggATATCTTTTccatattttatgcatttattttgatttcatagATTTGTTGAATAATTGACTGGGTTCAGGCAGATGTTACTCGGACAATGCTACACTTTTTTTCCCGTTGCTGGCTTTATCCCATTTTCTCTCCTGTTGCTTTAGTTGAtttcttcaatttctccctatcattattatttttataataattattatttgtaaagcacCGTGAGCTTGCTCATATGGCTGGTATatgatgattatttattttatttataaataaaaactattttatttatttttttaattgcagtaTGATTCTGAAAACTCAAGGCATACTGTTCACCTTGTGTGTAGTCCAAGTGTGGATGCTCTCTTACAACCTTCCCCAGCTCAAAGCAGTGTCACAGACTTGGTAAAATATACATTGTCACACTCTTATATTGAATATGTGCAGATAAATCTTTTAGTatgtaaatacagacatatttatatacatatagagcTAGTGTGAGTGTAAGAGAGAATGAGAATcgaagagagaaaatgtgaatgTGAGATAAACATGAAGTTTGTCAACTACAAGATACATAAAAGCCTATAAGAATGGTTAATTAGAGCTTACATAATGAATaagtgtgttgtttttttaaaaatgtcttctgttAAGAGAAAAGGTAGGGGTTTGCATATGACTTGCTAACATTTCCAGACTTAAAAATGGTGTGGAGcataaagaaaaggagaatcCCATTGACACATAAATTAGTCCTAAGAGAAAGGACTGTAGAAGAGCATATAGCCTTTCAAGCGTCATTATACATTTAGGTATTATTAAGGATTTCACCATCAAAGGTATATTGCTTCAAAACTGTGTTGTCTTGTGTGCAGAAACAAGAACCTACTGGTTCTGCAGCAGTTTCTGCTTCTTCGTCCTCTTCCTCTAGCAATTCCGCTTATGATATGGATGGGTTGCGTTACCGTTCATTTCAGTCACAGAGTACATCTAGCCCAGATTTGCCAAATGCTGGGTAAGTTAAATTGTCAATTTAATATCTGaacacttttttatttgaaaaatatgaaaatgctATGTAAAaaatgatggtttttttttttttttttttttttttgcttgcagTGCAAACCCAGCAGTGGCCATGCCTGGCATGCTGGGAGTGGAAGGTATGCCTATGATGGGTTTGCCGGGATTTACATACACACCAGAGCAGCTGGCCTGGATGCAGGAGGTGTACTCTCAGTACATGGCCAATTACATGCAGTAGtgagttttctatttttgtttgccCTTGCAACAGGCTTATTCTTTAAGCTCACTAGTGTTGTGATTGTCCTGAGGGCTTAACTTGCTAGAATTGTTGAGGTTTATTGGGAGTGAATATTTTCTCttgtaaaagcaaaaatacCTCTGGTGCCTGCAAAAATCATATGAACAGATTTATATTCTCATCTTACTATTTGTCACAAGTGCGGTCAAAGCAGGAAAATTAAACTAGATCACCCAGCAGAAGTTTCACTATGCTGTCTTGCAATAGCtgttagttttctttaaaacattttgaaatatcaCAAAAAGCAGCTATTTCATACAGATActtgattattttcatttttctttttttttttctttttttttttttgtttgttaaaatgttGCTGGATACCCACGACAGATGAAATActtcttaatttaaaattttcattattttcaatcATTTGATGTTACAGTGAGTTCAGATTATAAGTGTTTATGCACAGTGTTGGAGAGcaacatgtatttatttagaaaGCTGATATCCTTTCATTTTGGATTGaagctatttttaaaagtgtttatacTTTAGTTTAACACTTTCTCACAACCAGAATATTGTTTAGGTTATCATGAAAGAGTGAACTTTTATTTCCCTCCCTTACCTCTGTCTTGTATATTGAAGGGAAAGAGCCATAAGAATATGAAATAtgctaaatattttgaaaacaaaggaTATACACGTCGCTATAggttttattcatattttttaattagctATGGATACCAGCCCTATGTGCCGCCTCAAACACACCCTACTGCAGCCCCTGTCCCAGAGCAGCCAGCTAACCGCAACGATGTAAACAATGGACAACCCAATCAGAACATGCGCATGAATGCACAAGGAGGCCTTGAAGAGGATGAGGAAGAACTTGAACACAGAGACTGGCTAGACTACCTTTATGTCTTCTTTCGATTTTTGGTCCTGCTCAGTATTGTGTACTTTTATTCCTCTGCAACACGATTTGTTGCCGTGTCCCTTGgatttctctttatttacatGTGAGTTTATTGTGCTTTACTgtacttttgttaaaattttttaatccatAATGTGTTTCTGAAAAGGTATTttgaattctttatttttgtttaaaatactaCCATATGttgattttctgttgtttaaacTTTCCAAGAATTAATGGGAATAAGGGATTTTTGGAGTTGATGATACCTTGCAAAGTTAAGTAACTTGGTACATAACTAAATAATTACTTTGAGTACTTGAAAATTGTgctaaacaatttgttttttgtatcaGTAATTCCAagaagaagtgattttttttccccctgattcATGGGTGCAGGTTACAAAATGGTTGGTTGaataatcaacaacaacagcagcaaaggGTCCCTCAGGCACCAGCTGAGCCTCAGCAACAACAGCCCTTGCCTAGAGAAAGACAGCAAAATGAAGTGCAGACCGAAGATCCTGTAAGACAAGCTGATGCTCAGGTCAgtgaaaattgttattttttggaACAATGCACATCAGACAGTATAAAGCTGGTTctgtcaaatttgttttgtaagcCTCAGGTATGGTTTGCTTGAGTACTTTTTTGTGGAAGACTTGTCTAGCCTGCTGGTAGTAAGAAGAGTTTGTCAGCCTTGGGATACCACTGCACTTTGTAAATAGTAGAATAATATTGATTTGCTAACTTCCAGCATCTAGAAAAACAAAGAGTTGTTACATTTTGAAATGGGTAAATTAAGCATGTAAGCAGGTTTAGTCAGGTACTTTGAGATAAAGAGTTAGAGGTGTGCTTGCCAGATTTGGGCTGAAAAtaccattttcttttgatttactTAGGGTGCTGCTAGACCAGCAGGGGAAGGTTCTACAACAGAGGCTGCTGAGAAT comes from the Pomacea canaliculata isolate SZHN2017 linkage group LG12, ASM307304v1, whole genome shotgun sequence genome and includes:
- the LOC112576525 gene encoding homocysteine-responsive endoplasmic reticulum-resident ubiquitin-like domain member 2 protein, with the protein product MDLTAEVPVTLVVKAANQRIADQTVECVLGWTIRKLKQHLENVYPSKPKHHQQKLIYSGQLLADHLTLKEVLRQYDSENSRHTVHLVCSPSVDALLQPSPAQSSVTDLKQEPTGSAAVSASSSSSSSNSAYDMDGLRYRSFQSQSTSSPDLPNAGANPAVAMPGMLGVEGMPMMGLPGFTYTPEQLAWMQEVYSQYMANYMQYYGYQPYVPPQTHPTAAPVPEQPANRNDVNNGQPNQNMRMNAQGGLEEDEEELEHRDWLDYLYVFFRFLVLLSIVYFYSSATRFVAVSLGFLFIYMLQNGWLNNQQQQQQRVPQAPAEPQQQQPLPRERQQNEVQTEDPVRQADAQGAARPAGEGSTTEAAENEASGTPAEQQRNEIPSSTEVLFRMFTTFFSSLIPARPPAVNGN